The genomic segment GCCGCGCTGGCACGGCTGGACATCACAAATCTTGCCGTCTTTGACGACAAGGTTGAAGGTACAGCCTGCACCGCAGTAAGGACAGGTAGTGGTTACATACTTAATTTCCATGGATAAACCTCGGATACTATAAACTCTGTAAAGACGGCATAAATACCTATCCAGTTTTTTCAGTTTTTTGTGTATTAACGGTGGGTCTGATCAGAAAATGAAGGAAGCAAAATTCAATTTCTAAGATTGATTTGATTTACTGGTTAAACACATCTACAGACATGGCGCGCATTTCATCGATTTTGATCACCATTTTAGATCACGATAGATTAGGTAAACCAAACACCATAACCAAGTAAATCATTTTTCAAAGTTGAGAAAAAATCAGTAACTGTACTGGTATCAGATGAAAAAAAAGAATGCCGGAAAAAAAATTATTGAAAAAAATTTAGTCCTCGATCTTTTTGAAAAGACCGGGCTTGGTTTTTGGAATCATGCAGGTCGGACACTTCCAGGAGTTGGGAATATCCTCGTACTTTGTTCCAGCCGGGATACCATGCTTGGGGTCGCCCAGATCCTCATCATAGATGTATGCACAGAAAATGCACAGATATTTTGCCATGATCTCATATCTCCCAACGTCGATAAATATTCTGGGGTCAGGGCACCCTTAGCTCTTATCCTGCATTTCTTCGCGGATTTCGCTGATATGCATAATATCATCGTAATTTTTGCCGCACAGACAGTAGTCATGCTTGTCAACCGCATAGACCGGATAACGAACAACATCTTCAGGGACAGGATTGACAGTCAGGCGATTCATATTGAGCAGATCCTCAGGCCGGTAACCGATCGTCTTACAGACATGATTGAAGTCGCGGATCCATCCGCGAAGGTCACGCACATCATTCATATCCCATTTGAAGATCTGGTAGAGCAGCATGTAGGCATCGCGTTCAAGAATCACCTGGGAAAGTTCCTGGCTCTGGGTGAAGTAGAAGTCTAAGAAAGATCGCACGTCACGCACCTGCTGGGCTGACTCGTACGTTGCCGCACGCATCTCGCGGGCGGTCTCAAGACGATCCTGATCATCAATTTTTCCGCCGAGGCGCCCGACCTCTTTGGAAATATCCTTGAGATCGACCTCGATATTCTCCAGATCACCGAGGACATCTTCGAACTTCTTATACAGCTCGACGCCGAAGAATGCCTCCATGTATTCACCGTTCTTTGTCATTGGTACAATATTTGTCAGCAACTAATATAAACAATTAGTTCGAGAATGTCGAAATTATTAAATATCTGAATAATGTCCATTTATCTATATTTAAAAGAAGATGTAACCTTTATTAGTGAGAAAAACAAAACTCAACCAACCAATGGCAGCATTCGACCCTGAACTCATACGCGGCGACTTCCCGATTCTGCAAAAACTGATCTATCTTGACAACGCCGCAACCTCTCTTTCCCCACGTCAGGTAGTCGAAGCACAGAATGATGCCGAGTATAACTACCGCGCCAACGTCGGCCGCGGCATTCACCGTCTCTCCCGCATCGCAACCCATCAGTATCTGGAAGCGCACGAGATACTCAAACGGTTCTTCGGCGGAGAAAACGGAACGCTGGCCTTCACGAAAAACACAACCGAAGCAATAAACACCGTTTCGCTCGGACTTCGCTGGAACAAAACCGACCGGATTGTTACAACCATCCAGGACCATCACTCCAATCTTCTTCCCTGGTATCGGCTGTACAATGAGGGAAGGGTTGCAGGAGTTGACGTAGCCAGAGGTCTCTCCGGCGTGATTTTGCCTGAGGATGTTGAGGCATGCATCACGAAGGACACGCGGCTTGTTGCGATCGGTCATGCCTCCAATGTGTTTGGAACGATTACTGAGGCAGAAGAGATTGCAAAGATCTGCAAGGATTACGGTGTTCTCCTGCTGCTTGACGGAGCACAGACTGCGCCTCATCTGCCCCTTAACTTGGAGAAGCTTGCTTGCGACTTCTTCTGTTTCTCAGGCCACAAGATGCTCGGCCCCATGGGAACCGGAGGACTTTGGATAAGCCCGGATGTCGCAGAGCCGGACATTCCGGCACCGCTCTTCGCCGGCGGAGGAATGGTTGCACAGGTAGATGGAACCTCGTTTACCTGCGTCGAAGGGCATGCACGCTTTGAGGCAGGAACCCAGAATGTTATCGGAGCGGTCGGTCTTGCAGAAGCCGCACGGTATCTAATGCGGCTTGGCATGGAAAATGTCGCAAGCCACAGTGCAGCTCTTGCGAGGAGAATGATCTCAGGACTCTCGGAGATTCCCGGAGTTCACATCTACACACCAAGCGGCGTGCCTTTAATCGGAACGGTTTCGTTTACGCTTGAAGGCGTGCATCCTCACGAGGTCGCCTATCTTCTTGACGAGGCGGCAGGCATCATGGTAAGATCAGGAGAACACTGCTGCCAGCCATTGATGAAAGGCCTCGGTCTTGCGGGCGGAACAGTGAGGGCGAGTGCCTACTGCTACAACAGCGAGGATGACATCGATATGCTGACTGCAACGGTCGAAGAGATTGCAGGGATGGTGAAGTAAGAATGACAAAATCTATGAAAGAAAAACCTGTGCAGATTATTATCAACGGCCGAGCCGCAATGACGCTCATGACATCAGCAGAAGATCCCAAGGATCTTGTGACCGGCCATATTTTTACAGAACGTGTGGTGGAGACGTATGCAGATATTACGTCCATACACCGCGACGGAAGCCAGGTCAGTGTGGTGACGTCAAAGCCATTTGGAATTTTGCTCTCCCGAAAGACCGTGCTTGCCGGATGCGGAGGGGCTTCGTCGTTTCTTGATTCAGGAAGGCTTGGACAACTGACTGCCGGTTTTACTCCTTCAAAGGAAGAGATTTCCCGCAGTTTTGATCAGCTCCCAACGTCATCCTGGTACAGCGGCGGACTTTTTGCAAAAGATGGTGCCCTGCTCGCAGCAGTCGAGGATGTCAGCTCCCAGAATGTTCTCGACCGGCTTATCGGTCACGGACTTTCGCTTGGAACAGTGTTTTCCGAGACCTATGTTGTCCTCACCGGCAATCTGGTGACTGAAACGGTCCGAAAAGCGATTATTGCAAAAATTCCCTTCATCGCAGTTTCTGGTGATGTTACCGCGACCGCTGCAAAGACTGCAAAAGAGGCAAACCTTACGCTTGTTCGCGTGGATAATCGGTAATATTTTTTCAAATTGGAGTTACGCGATGAATCTCATTGTTTGGGATTTTTCTGTCCTTGGTCTCGCTTGGAGTAACCACGGAAAACACTGAACACACGGAAAAAACACAGAATACCGCTTTGCTTACGGAAAACACAGAAAGCCTAAGGAAGTTGGCATCTCAAAACAGTGACAAATACACATACCCGTACACTTAGGCTTTCTGTCTTTTCCGTAAGCGAAGCGGTATTCTGTGTTTTTTCCGTGTGTTCAGTGTTTTCCGTGGTTACTCCAAATAAAACCAAAAAAAAGGAACTTTTTTCCTTATGCTATTTCATACCGCGTAAGCCCTATTCAAAATAGAAGTTCTGCGATGAATTTCATCGTCTGAGATTTTTCTGTCCTTGGCTTCACTTGGAGTAGCTTCTGTTTATTTTGATGCTAGATGCTAGATACCACTTCTCACAATGTTTGGAAGAGGAGAGGAGTTGATGATTTTTCCTACCCAGACAATACACACATTTATATACTTTTAGAAAGAAATATGTGACACGAGAGTACTTACGGAGCACTATCTATTGTTTTGAAAGTCTGCGGATTTTTTTTGGTTTGTGTTGGTCTGATGTTTTTCGATTGAGAAGTGGTATCAAGCATCAAAATAGCAGGAGTGGCTAAACAAATATAAAAATACATATGCTATATTAATATATGTGAATAATTAATTTTTTTCAAAAATAATCACATATAAAAATATACCCAATAACATTAATAAACAAAAACTACCAAAGAAAGATCATACACATGGTAACAGATATTTCTGAAAAAAAGAAAGGAGTGGACACCTATCTCAAGATACCACTTCTGGGTGGAGCCGTCATCGGTTTTGCCGCAGCACTCATTCAGGCGCTTTTGTTCGCCGCAGGCGGACCGCAAGCTTACGGATTTTGTGTCGCATGCCACAGCCGTGACTTAATCAACTACATAACAAACTCCCTCACCGGAAGCAACCTCTTCCTTGCACCCTTCTCCGCAAACGCTGTTGCCGCAGGAACCCTGCCGGTCTTAACCATCATCGGCGTATTAGTCGGAGCTGCAGGAGCAGCGCTTCTCTACAAAGAGTTCAGAGTCAAGAAAGGCGACGCAAAGAGTTACGCTGTCTATGGAGTCGGCGGAATCCTCTTCATGATCTTCGCACTCTGTATGGGAGCATGCCCGTACCGCCTTGCACTCAGAATCGGTTACGGCGACCTCGTCGCAGTCTTCGGACTCATCGCACTCATCGTTGGAGTATTCATCGGTATCAAAATCGCCATGAAAAGAATGGAGGGAAAATAACATGGTTGACGGATTCTTAATTCCCAAAGAAACAGCAGTACTTCTTGTACCAATCGCAACGATCATCCTCGGACTTGTCATCGGCTGGCTTGGTCAGAGAAGCGGATTTTGTTCAATTGGCGGTATTCGCGACTACATGCTCTTCCGCCAGACCCGTCTCCTCAAAGGATACGTCGCACTCATCATCTCAGCATTTGTCTTCTACTTCATCTTCTCCTTAATCGTTCCCGCAGCAATTCCCAAATTCTTCTGGTGTCTCCAGGAAGGACAGCTCTTCACCGCAATTGGCGGAGCGCCGGCAGTTGGTACCGTAGGAGTCATCATCCTCATGATCATCGGTGGAATTTTCGTTGGAATTATTGGAACACTCCTTGGCGGATGCCCGCTGCGTCAGCTGGTAATGACCTCGGAAGGAAACATGAAATCCCTGATCTTCGTGATCGGCATGCTTGCAGGTGCAGTCATCTTCACCGCACTTCTCTCACCATGGATCGTACAAGCGTTTACCGCAATAGGACTCTGAAGGAAAAATCATGACAGAAAAATTAGACATCACTGGAAAAGTCTGTCCGTTCTGCGTCTTATCCGTAGACCAGAAACTCAAAACCATGCAGACAGGGGACACCCTTACTGTACTCTGCGATCACGGATCAGCAGCTACCGGCTCAATTCCTGAATATGCCGAAATGAAAGGATGGAAAAGTTCCGTGAAACTCATCGAACATGGTCTCTGGGAGATCATCATTACTAAGAGCTGACGCAACCAAACAGATAGCGACAATGATCCCGGACTACCGTGAAGAATCCTGCACCTACCTGATGCTCAGATTAAAGGTCGCGCTCAAAAAGCATGACCAAAAAACCCCTTTCAGCTTCTATGGAACGGCGACGCAGGTAAAGACGGTGGAAGGATCGTTTCCTGCAAGCGGTTATACGGTTGCCTCCTCAAAAGAAGGAGACGACTGCTATCTTATCACGTTGTCATCAGCAGAAACCTGAAATCATCACACCTACAAAAAATATTTGGAGAATATATTCATGTCACTCAATAATATCGATATAGCACAGGTAAAACAGTACGAAGCAGACATCAAAGCAGATGGTGAAGAAGCAAAGTTCACCACAAAGATGCAAGGGACCTGGCTCTTTGACGAGAGCGGGCCGCAATTTACTGCAACCGCAAAGACCAAAGGTGAACCTGTCGTATTCACGCTATCCCATCCGAACTTTGACGGGCCCGGCGTCAGCCCTTCACCAATGTCATTTGGTCTGTTCTGGATTGCAGGCTGTGCATCTGCAACCCTGATGACGTCGGCTGAAAAGAAAGGGATCAAGATCGATGCTCTCTCAACCTGTATTGAAGCAGATCTCGACTATCATGCACAGTTCAAACTTGGCGACCAGCCACTGGTTGGCGAGTACCGGATCAACTTCATCATCAGTTCCAAAGCCTCGGATGCAGAAGTTGAGCAGTTGAAGGCTGATGCTCTTGCCGGATGCATGGCAATGTACACCGTGAAGAACGCCATTCCGCTCAAAGTTACCCACACACGGGCATAAATTTTCATTCTTTTTTTAAATGCAGTAAAGACAATTCTTTTATCATTCCCTCTCCAATATCGAGGTACAATGGCTGATCCGAATCTCTACTTAAAAGGCGGCGTTATCCCGGAACGGGACAACGAGCATTATATCATCCGGCTTCGTGTTCCGGCAGGAATGCTTGACGTCGAGGCTCTTGCAGGCATCGCAAAGATTGCAAAAAAATATGGAATAACCAATACCCATCTCACCACCCGCCAGACGATCGAACTGCTTCAGGTAGGTCCTGAAGTCCTTGATGATCTTCTTGCCGACCTTGAAAAGAACGGCACCCCGATCGGTGCCGAACGTAACGAAGTAGTCAACATAACTTCATGTCTCGGCAACGCGAACTGCAAGTTCTCGGTGATTGATACCCTCTCTCTTGCCAAGAGGCTTGATGAGAAACATTTCGGCAAAGAGATGCCGGTGAAAGTTCGTATCGCTATCTCGGGCTGTCCGAACGGATGCACCAGCGAGCGGCTGAATGAGATCGGCATCACGGGTCTCCGACGTCCGGTCCGAAACGAAGGACTCTGTACCGGATGCGGAACCTGCGGCTACTACTGTAAGGAAGACGCAATTCTGATCGAGAACGGAAAACTCAAACTCAATCAGGGTGACTGCATGCTGTGCGGATTCTGTATTCATGCATGTCCCTTCCAGTACATCAACTTCGATGACCCGCTCTACTTAATTACGCTCGGCGGCAGACGCGGACGCCATCCAAAGATCGGCAGAACATTTTACATCGCAAAGTCAGAGGATGACGTGGTTGAAATCGTGGGAAAAATTATCTACTGGATCTTCCGCAGCATTGCCTCAGACAAAATGCTTCCCGAACAGCTGACCGACGAAGAGTTCATCGAGTTCCGCGAAAAAGTAAAGAAGAGTCTCAAGCCGCTTGGCATCGAAGGCATCGACCCAACCAACGCGTACTGCATCTGAATAATTTTTTTTCTTTTTTTGTTTTGAAAATTTTTTTCAGAAAAAAAATTCTAACGAAAAAATATTTTTCACAAAAATTTTGTTCAAATAGGACCTACTCGGTGATGAATTTCATAGTTTGGGATTTTTCTGTAGGTGGTCTCGCTTGGAGTAACCACGGAACACACTGAACACACGGAATTCCACGGAAAAAATCAAGGACAGAAAATTCCTTTTCCTTATGCTATTTCACACCGCGTAAGTCCTATTCAAAGAATTTTCAAAAAAAAGAAAAAGAAGGATTTACTCCTTCAGAGTGTAGAGGTGGCCGTAAACGACCTCGCCCTTGCTCTTTGAGTGGCGTTCGCCAAGATCGCCGATGAACACATTGAAGACCTGCTTCTCACCGTCAACCTCGATCTCCCGCTCCTCAATCTTTCTGAAACCGGGCATCATCACATCGCAGCCCTGGAAGACGTAGATCTCGCCTTTTACCATCTGGCCGCCGACACGGCGGTGAGCCTTGCCTTTGACAATGATTGTTCCGCCTTCAGCGTGAGTACCGATGTGGATATCCACGTTACCTTCAACGATGATCGTTCCACCGTTCATGAAAGTACCAAGGTCAGAGCCTGCATCACCCTTAATACGGATGAGACCGCCCTGCATTCCACGCCAGTCGCCGCGGTATGCTGCGCCGAGATAGTTCCAGGCACGGCCGTCAACCAGCATCTCTCCGCCCTTCATCTGAAGGCCGGAGAAGGAGCGGACATCTCCCTTAACGTGGAGCTTGCCGCCGGTCATCCAGGAACCCGTGAACATATCTGCGGTTCCGTTGACAACAACTTCGCCTGCGCTCATCCATGCACCGAAGTACTTGCACTTCGAAGTTCCTGGGCCATAGACATCGATCTTCGTCTCTTCTGCGGTTGCACCGGCAGATCCGGAGATCTCGAACCAGTCGCCGAGCTTGTAGTTGGACTTACCTTCCGAACACGGAAGTGCTGCAATCGCCTCAAGCGACTTTCCGGCAAACTTGTCCGGAGTAACACTCTCGCATTCGAGGTAGAGGGTCGGGACTTTCTTTAACTTAATGGTTACCGTCTTCATGTCTTACACCTCGATAATCTCCTGGTGCGGAACATAGTGATCAATAACCTCGTAGTTGTCAAGGTTGACACTGTAGTACTTCAGGAACTTCTCGTTGATATCGTGCATGACCTGCTTGTTCTCAGGTACCTTTGCATTGACCCAGTAGGTCTTCTTAACGACCGGATCAGCATCGAGAACGACACCGTTCTCAACGACCTTGACGCCGTCCTTGAAGAAGTATGCAGATCTTGCAAATGCATTCTCAAGCTCAATACCCTTCTGCATATTGTCAGGGTTGATGTTGTAGATTGCAACGTTTGCATTCATGCCTGGTGCGAGACCGCCCATAGAGCCGGACAGACCAAGAACCTGTGCAGGTCCTGCACGGGTCATCTGGGAAAGTTCGTAGAGGCTGATCTCACGGTCGATTTCTGCAAGGTAGGTTGCGTCGATGACTTTGGTTGCGTACTTGAAGCTGTTCAGGAGATCGTCACGATACTTCTTGTCCATCAGCCATGCGTAGAGACGCGGGTAGCGGGTGAACGGACCTGCATTCGGGTGGTCGGTTGTGATCATTGTCCGCATCGGATCTGCTGCGAACAGTGGAACCTCAAGACCGATTGCCCACTGAATGTCACAGACCTTTACCTTCGGGTCGTAGACATATGGAACGACACCAGAAGAGGTCTCAAGCTCGACATCAACGTTACCCCACTTCAGGTGGTTCAGGGCACCAAGGTGGTACTCGAACGGACCGTCGGCAGTCATCGTCGTGGTCTCGTCAAGGGTGACGCTACCAGAGTCGATAGAGATCTGCGGAGTCTTGTTCACATAATCCATGACTTCCTTGGACTTGGACTCAAAGTCGCCCCATCCGGTTCCGCCGTAGGAGTGGAACTGAATGTGGGTGTGGTGCAGAACAGTCTTACGGCCGAAGTTGTTGTTCGGCTTAAAGTCCTCTGCGATCTTCAGAGAGTCAAGGGTCGTCGTGTAGTTTCCGGGGTTACCCAGGTTGTTGGAGTGAAGGTGGACGGAGTGCGGCAGGTGCAGCTCTTCGTTCGTGGTGATAAGACCTGCAATGATCTCTTTGGGCGTAATTTCAAAGTACGGCACCGGATCATTGACGGTCATACAGTTCAGACCCCAGGCCCATGCCTCGGATCCTCCCGGATTCACACACTTAATACCGTATCCTTTGGTCTGGCGGAGCATCCATGCAACATATGCTGCTGCATTGTCGATCTCGCCGTTCTTCAGGTACTCGAACATGAACCAGTTGTTACCGAAAACCGGCATTGCTGCTTCATCAACGATCGGGGTGTCGCGAATCTCCTCGTGCGTGTGGCGCGAGTAAAGTGGCGGCATTGCTGCTTCCATCAGGAAGGCAAAACCCATACGTGCGTACTCGTATCCGGTCTTGTAGACGGTCGGAATAGAAAATCCACCCTCGATCTTTGTCTTCGGGTCGATCTTTGCAGAGCAGCGCTCGCCAAGGCGGAACTTGTCCTCCGGGCGGTACCAGCGGCCGAGGTTGACCTTCGGACCTGCAACGTGGGTGTGCACATCGAGTGCACCGCCCATGACGGTCTTGCCGGTTGCGTCAATGACGGTTGCGGAGTTGCTGACTTTGTCAACAATCTTGCCGTCTTTCATGCAGACGTCAGCGACGTCGCCTTTGTGACCGGTTACTGCATCGAACACGTGACCGTTTTTAATGATATATTCTGTCATATTTAGGTCTCCTGTTCAAGCTTTGCAAGATACTCAGATGCGTCCTTTACACCGTTCTCTGCGAGAATCTCGTCGACTCTCTTCGTGATGCGGTTGAAGAGTTCTTCATCTTCAAGGACACCTTCGGGTGCATCGACACATTTGCGGGTCTCGATTGGGACGTTGTCCATACGGTAGCAGCATCCGCCGACTTCAACGCCGACGATTGCGACTGGGATATGGAGGTCCGAGAGTTCTGTCGACATGCTGATGTGCGGGTCGATGGTAATCGTTGGAATGCTTGCCATAACTCTGGTTGCCTCGAACGGGAAGTGGGCGGCAAGGTCGCTTGCAATGACTACACAGGCGTCAACTTCGTGACGGACGAGTAAGTCCACAGAGGTGGTCTCTCCCGGGTTGTGGCGTGCCATTGTCAGTCTTGACAGATCGCATGCGAACGGGTAACCATACTGCCATCCGAGAACCTGACCGGCACCGGTAACGTTGTAGTGACCGCGCATTGCAATGAGCACTGCTTTGGTGTAGTCGTTTAAGTCGCGGATGAAGTTGATTGCTTCGTCGATGTTGTGGTTTCTTCCGAGCGTGTGGGTAAGTCCCATACCGAAGAAGAGGGTCACGAAACGACCGGACTTGAGGATCTCAATGACTTCTTTAATCTTCTCTGCTGGAACTCCGCCGACTTCGGCAGGGATCTCTTCACCGCGAAGAACGGTTCTGAATGCATCGATGATTTCGTAGTCGTAGCTCTGTTTGATGCGAACAAAGGTGTCTGCAACTTTTGCAGTGTCGG from the Methanorbis rubei genome contains:
- a CDS encoding formylmethanofuran dehydrogenase subunit C, translated to MKTVTIKLKKVPTLYLECESVTPDKFAGKSLEAIAALPCSEGKSNYKLGDWFEISGSAGATAEETKIDVYGPGTSKCKYFGAWMSAGEVVVNGTADMFTGSWMTGGKLHVKGDVRSFSGLQMKGGEMLVDGRAWNYLGAAYRGDWRGMQGGLIRIKGDAGSDLGTFMNGGTIIVEGNVDIHIGTHAEGGTIIVKGKAHRRVGGQMVKGEIYVFQGCDVMMPGFRKIEEREIEVDGEKQVFNVFIGDLGERHSKSKGEVVYGHLYTLKE
- a CDS encoding formylmethanofuran dehydrogenase subunit B — its product is MTKTIKNVICTFCGTLCDDLEVDVTDDGKKILQVRNACAIGAEKYLHVGNPGRVVVPRMRQADGTYKDISYDEAIDFTAKTLLKAKKPLFYGWSSTNCEAISAGNVLAEKTGGVIDNCATVCHGSSLLAIQDTGVPSCTLGEVKNRADRIIFWGCNPAHAHPRHMSRYSIFPRGFFTAKGQKGRKIICVDCRETDTAKVADTFVRIKQSYDYEIIDAFRTVLRGEEIPAEVGGVPAEKIKEVIEILKSGRFVTLFFGMGLTHTLGRNHNIDEAINFIRDLNDYTKAVLIAMRGHYNVTGAGQVLGWQYGYPFACDLSRLTMARHNPGETTSVDLLVRHEVDACVVIASDLAAHFPFEATRVMASIPTITIDPHISMSTELSDLHIPVAIVGVEVGGCCYRMDNVPIETRKCVDAPEGVLEDEELFNRITKRVDEILAENGVKDASEYLAKLEQET
- a CDS encoding sulfurtransferase TusA family protein translates to MTEKLDITGKVCPFCVLSVDQKLKTMQTGDTLTVLCDHGSAATGSIPEYAEMKGWKSSVKLIEHGLWEIIITKS
- a CDS encoding 4Fe-4S dicluster domain-containing protein, with translation MADPNLYLKGGVIPERDNEHYIIRLRVPAGMLDVEALAGIAKIAKKYGITNTHLTTRQTIELLQVGPEVLDDLLADLEKNGTPIGAERNEVVNITSCLGNANCKFSVIDTLSLAKRLDEKHFGKEMPVKVRIAISGCPNGCTSERLNEIGITGLRRPVRNEGLCTGCGTCGYYCKEDAILIENGKLKLNQGDCMLCGFCIHACPFQYINFDDPLYLITLGGRRGRHPKIGRTFYIAKSEDDVVEIVGKIIYWIFRSIASDKMLPEQLTDEEFIEFREKVKKSLKPLGIEGIDPTNAYCI
- a CDS encoding OsmC family protein; its protein translation is MSLNNIDIAQVKQYEADIKADGEEAKFTTKMQGTWLFDESGPQFTATAKTKGEPVVFTLSHPNFDGPGVSPSPMSFGLFWIAGCASATLMTSAEKKGIKIDALSTCIEADLDYHAQFKLGDQPLVGEYRINFIISSKASDAEVEQLKADALAGCMAMYTVKNAIPLKVTHTRA
- a CDS encoding rubredoxin, encoding MAKYLCIFCAYIYDEDLGDPKHGIPAGTKYEDIPNSWKCPTCMIPKTKPGLFKKIED
- a CDS encoding YeeE/YedE thiosulfate transporter family protein encodes the protein MVDGFLIPKETAVLLVPIATIILGLVIGWLGQRSGFCSIGGIRDYMLFRQTRLLKGYVALIISAFVFYFIFSLIVPAAIPKFFWCLQEGQLFTAIGGAPAVGTVGVIILMIIGGIFVGIIGTLLGGCPLRQLVMTSEGNMKSLIFVIGMLAGAVIFTALLSPWIVQAFTAIGL
- a CDS encoding cysteine desulfurase, coding for MAAFDPELIRGDFPILQKLIYLDNAATSLSPRQVVEAQNDAEYNYRANVGRGIHRLSRIATHQYLEAHEILKRFFGGENGTLAFTKNTTEAINTVSLGLRWNKTDRIVTTIQDHHSNLLPWYRLYNEGRVAGVDVARGLSGVILPEDVEACITKDTRLVAIGHASNVFGTITEAEEIAKICKDYGVLLLLDGAQTAPHLPLNLEKLACDFFCFSGHKMLGPMGTGGLWISPDVAEPDIPAPLFAGGGMVAQVDGTSFTCVEGHARFEAGTQNVIGAVGLAEAARYLMRLGMENVASHSAALARRMISGLSEIPGVHIYTPSGVPLIGTVSFTLEGVHPHEVAYLLDEAAGIMVRSGEHCCQPLMKGLGLAGGTVRASAYCYNSEDDIDMLTATVEEIAGMVK
- a CDS encoding formylmethanofuran dehydrogenase subunit A, whose amino-acid sequence is MTEYIIKNGHVFDAVTGHKGDVADVCMKDGKIVDKVSNSATVIDATGKTVMGGALDVHTHVAGPKVNLGRWYRPEDKFRLGERCSAKIDPKTKIEGGFSIPTVYKTGYEYARMGFAFLMEAAMPPLYSRHTHEEIRDTPIVDEAAMPVFGNNWFMFEYLKNGEIDNAAAYVAWMLRQTKGYGIKCVNPGGSEAWAWGLNCMTVNDPVPYFEITPKEIIAGLITTNEELHLPHSVHLHSNNLGNPGNYTTTLDSLKIAEDFKPNNNFGRKTVLHHTHIQFHSYGGTGWGDFESKSKEVMDYVNKTPQISIDSGSVTLDETTTMTADGPFEYHLGALNHLKWGNVDVELETSSGVVPYVYDPKVKVCDIQWAIGLEVPLFAADPMRTMITTDHPNAGPFTRYPRLYAWLMDKKYRDDLLNSFKYATKVIDATYLAEIDREISLYELSQMTRAGPAQVLGLSGSMGGLAPGMNANVAIYNINPDNMQKGIELENAFARSAYFFKDGVKVVENGVVLDADPVVKKTYWVNAKVPENKQVMHDINEKFLKYYSVNLDNYEVIDHYVPHQEIIEV
- a CDS encoding formate dehydrogenase accessory sulfurtransferase FdhD, which encodes MTKSMKEKPVQIIINGRAAMTLMTSAEDPKDLVTGHIFTERVVETYADITSIHRDGSQVSVVTSKPFGILLSRKTVLAGCGGASSFLDSGRLGQLTAGFTPSKEEISRSFDQLPTSSWYSGGLFAKDGALLAAVEDVSSQNVLDRLIGHGLSLGTVFSETYVVLTGNLVTETVRKAIIAKIPFIAVSGDVTATAAKTAKEANLTLVRVDNR
- a CDS encoding YeeE/YedE thiosulfate transporter family protein, which translates into the protein MVTDISEKKKGVDTYLKIPLLGGAVIGFAAALIQALLFAAGGPQAYGFCVACHSRDLINYITNSLTGSNLFLAPFSANAVAAGTLPVLTIIGVLVGAAGAALLYKEFRVKKGDAKSYAVYGVGGILFMIFALCMGACPYRLALRIGYGDLVAVFGLIALIVGVFIGIKIAMKRMEGK